The proteins below are encoded in one region of Mus caroli chromosome 10, CAROLI_EIJ_v1.1, whole genome shotgun sequence:
- the Nmbr gene encoding neuromedin-B receptor, whose translation MKTPASSLGKETMPPRSLPNLSFPTEANESELVPEVWEKDFLPDSDGTTAELVIRCVIPSLYLIIISVGLLGNIMLVKIFLTNSAMRNVPNIFISNLAAGDLLLLLTCVPVDASRYFFDEWVFGKLGCKLIPAIQLTSVGVSVFTLTALSADRYRAIVNPMDMQTSGVLLWTSLKAVGIWVVSVLLAVPEAVFSEVARIGSLDNSSFTACIPYPQTDELHPKIHSVLIFLVYFLIPLVIISIYYYHIAKTLIKSAHNLPGEYNEHTKKQMETRKRLAKIVLVFVGCFVFCWFPNHVLYLYRSFNYKEIDPSLGHMIVTLVARVLSFSNSCVNPFALYLLSESFRKHFNSQLCCGRKSYPERSTSYLLSSSAVRMTSLKSNTKNVVTNSVLLNGHSTKQEIAL comes from the exons ATGAAAACTCCTGCGAGTTCCCTGGGAAAAGAAACCATGCCCCCCAGGTCTCTCCCCAACCTCTCCTTTCCCACGGAGGCGAATGAGAGCGAGCTGGTACCCGAGGTGTGGGAAAAGGATTTCCTGCCTGACTCAGATGGGACCACCGCGGAGTTGGTGATCCGCTGTGTGATACCATCCCTCTACCTAATCATCATCTCGGTGGGTTTGCTGGGCAACATCATGCTGGTGAAGATATTCCTCACCAACAGCGCCATGCGGAATGTCCCTAACATCTTCATCTCTAACCTGGCGGCTGgggacctgctgctgctgctgacctgcgTTCCAGTGGACGCCTCCCGTTACTTCTTTGATGAATGGGTGTTCGGCAAGCTGGGCTGCAAACTCATCCCGGCCATCCAGCTCACCTCGGTGGGGGTTTCTGTGTTCACTCTCACTGCCCTCAGCGCtgacag GTACAGAGCTATCGTGAACCCCATGGACATGCAGACGTCTGGTGTGTTGCTGTGGACCAGTTTGAAGGCAGTGGGCATCTGGGTGGTCTCTGTGTTGTTGGCGGTCCCTGAAGCTGTGTTTTCAGAAGTAGCACGCATTGGTAGCTTGGATAACAGCAGTTTCACAGCATGCATACCCTACCCACAAACAGATGAGTTACACCCAAAGATTCATTCTGTGCTTATTTTTCTTGTCTATTTCCTCATACCCCTTGTTATCATCagcatttattattatcatattGCAAAGACTTTAATTAAAAGTGCACACAATCTTCCTGGAGAATACAATGAACATACCAAAAAGCAG ATGGAGACACGGAAACGCCTGGCTAAGATTGTTCTGGTCTTTGTGGGCTGCTTTGTCTTCTGCTGGTTTCCCAACCACGTACTCTACTTGTATAGGTCTTTCAACTACAAGGAGATAGATCCTTCTCTTGGGCACATGATCGTCACCTTAGTGGCCCGTGTTCTGAGTTTCAGCAATTCCTGTGTCAATCCCTTTGCTCTTTACCTGCTCAGCGAAAGCTTTAGGAAGCACTTCAACAGCCAGCTCTGTTGTGGGCGGAAGTCCTATCCCGAGAGGTCCACCAGCTACCTCCTCAGTTCTTCAGCAGTAAGAATGACTTCTCTGAAAAGCAATACAAAGAATGTGGTGACCAATTCTGTCCTGCTCAATGGACATAGCACAAAGCAAGAAATAGCACTGTGA